In Paludibaculum fermentans, the genomic stretch CACCAGCTTCAGGAACTCGACATCGTTGAGGCCGTCGCCCAGCCCGATGGTCTCAACAGGCCCGTAGTGAGCCCGATATAGCTCCAGCAGGCGCCGGACCGCCGCAGCTTTGTCGTTCTCGCCGAGAATGTGGTGGAAACGCCCGCCCCGGGTGGTGCGGAACCCGCGGGCCCCGATGGCCTGGATGAGTTGCCGTTCCCGCGCCGCGTCCACGACGACAAAGGGCTCGTCGTACTCGCGATGTTTCGCCAGGGCCGCCCGCTCCAGCGGCATCTCACAGACCTCAGCGACCCTCTCCACGCTCCAGTCCGAGAAGCCCTCCACCCGGCAACCGCTCTCCAGGCTCGCCGCCTTCAGGGCTTCGACCAATGCCCGATACGGGGTTCCCAGAACCACCACCTGGCCGCTTTCACCCGCGCCCAATTGACCGGGCGGGATGAAGGCGGCTCCGCCGTTTTCGACGACATACGGGTGATCGAGCCCCATCTGCAGCCGCCAGTCCCTGGTTTCCGCGGCAGTCTTGCTGGTGCAGAGGATGACCGGAACCGCCTTCGCTTTCAACAGATCCAGCGCTTCCGCGGCGTCTGACCAAGCGTACGTGTCGTGGTCCAGCAGAGTCCCGTCCAGGTCGCTGATCACAAGCTTCATCTCTTTACAGT encodes the following:
- a CDS encoding HAD-IIB family hydrolase; its protein translation is MKLVISDLDGTLLDHDTYAWSDAAEALDLLKAKAVPVILCTSKTAAETRDWRLQMGLDHPYVVENGGAAFIPPGQLGAGESGQVVVLGTPYRALVEALKAASLESGCRVEGFSDWSVERVAEVCEMPLERAALAKHREYDEPFVVVDAARERQLIQAIGARGFRTTRGGRFHHILGENDKAAAVRRLLELYRAHYGPVETIGLGDGLNDVEFLKLVDHPVLIRSPRVETLRAAVPNGRVTAKTGPAGWNEAILEWFADEA